Proteins encoded by one window of Salvia splendens isolate huo1 chromosome 7, SspV2, whole genome shotgun sequence:
- the LOC121742333 gene encoding probable serine/threonine-protein kinase dyrk1, which yields MAEVELEAVLRFMRENGLSESASALMEDVMDKSGTGASELEKFVFPMAPPPSLLRIPSARLPEESSDDEFVSLGSSTTELCSSEFTNPYGVRTSRAASQTSSDGLTQFGTARDYPDFDMQNDLFWYKEKDEDFAMPTPHAGGDFCGDLSEDKFVTAVQAGEHVEDQAAYNFISVERIGNVASRCTKDNLKDETYKDYYELHDHIRLEQGIREQTGPNDNQLMMNWTNSNFSIKQNSTYDWVDSFDNDHDLDLHTVQKNNQTNNNDDFDFTYGSVITGELHEPQVPVNEENNTVADDELHLYETKDEEFETFDLRIIHRKNRTGFEETKEFPIVINSIIASRYYVAEFLGSAAFSKVVEAHDLYSGMDVCLKIIKNDKDFFDQSIDEIKLLKFVNKHDPADEWHILRLYDYFYHQEHLFIVTELLKANLYEFQKYNLESGGDAYFTLSRLQIITQQCLEALSYLHDLGIIHCDLKPENILIKSYRRCEIKIIDLGSSCFQSDNLSLYVQSRSYRAPEVMLGLPYDQKIDLWSVGCILAELHSGEVLFPNEAVVTLLARIIGILGPIDMEMLQNGQETNKYFTDDHELYCLNEETNELELIVPEESSLEHHLQISDSIFSDFLKYLLEINPARRPTAREALQHPWLSISYT from the exons ATGGCGGAGGTCGAGCTTGAGGCGGTGCTGCGATTCATGAGGGAGAACGGATTGTCGGAATCGGCATCGGCGCTGATGGAGGATGTGATGGACAAATCGGGAACTGGCGCTTCCGAATTGGAGAAGTTCGTATTCCCGATGGCGCCTCCGCCTTCGCTGCTCAGAATTCCGTCGGCTCGGCTGCCGGAGGAGAGCTCCGATGATGAGTTCGTCAGTCTCGGTTCTTCTACTACTGAATTGTGCTCCTCTG AGTTTACAAACCCGTACGGGGTTCGTACGAGTCGTGCAGCTTCGCAGACCTCCTCCGATGGATTGACTCAGTTTGGGACGGCTCGAGACTACCCTGATTTCGATATGCAAAATGACCTCTTCTGGTACAAGGAGAAAGACGAGGATTTTGCTATGCCGACCCCCCACGCTGGTGGGGATTTTTGTGGTGATTTAAGCGAGGATAAGTTTGTAACAGCCGTGCAAGCAGGAGAGCATGTTGAGGATCAAGCTGCGTATAATTTTATATCCGTTGAGAGAATCGGTAATGTGGCAAGCCGATGCACAAAGGACAATTTGAAGGATGAGACTTACAAAGACTATTATGAGTTGCACGATCACATTCGACTGGAACAAG GAATTCGAGAACAGACGGGTCCAAACGACAATCAATTGATGATGAACTGGACTAACTCTAACTTCTCCATCAAACAGAATTCTACTTACGATTGGGTGGACAGTTTTGATAACGACCACGACCTCGACCTCCATACTGTTCAGAAAAATAATCAGACAAACAACAACGACGACTTTGACTTTACGTACGGAAGTGTTATAACAGGAGAACTTCACGAGCCCCAAGTCCCGGTAAATGAAGAGAACAATACAGTTGCTGATGACGAGCTCCACTTATATGAGACAAAGGACGAAGAATTTGAGACATTTGATCTAAGAATTATACACCGGAAAAACAG GACCGGGTTTGAAGAGACCAAGGAGTTCCCAATTGTGATAAATAGCATTATAGCAAGTAGATACTATGTAGCAGAATTCCTCGGATCTGCTGCGTTCAGCAAAGTAGTCGAGGCACATGATCTATACTCGGGGATGGATGTTTGCttgaaaattattaaaaacgACAAGGACTTCTTCGACCAGAGCATAGATGAGATCAAACTTCTGAAGTTTGTAAATAAGCACGATCCGGCTGATGAATGGCACATTTTACGCCTTTATGATTACTTCTACCACCAG GAGCATCTATTTATTGTTACGGAACTTCTCAAAGcaaatttatatgaatttcagaaATACAACCTGGAATCCGGTGGAGATGCCTATTTCACATTGAGCAGGCTGCAG ATCATAACTCAACAGTGTCTAGAGGCTCTTTCGTATCTGCATGACTTAGGAATCATTCACTGTGATCTTAAGCCCGAAAACATCCTGATAAAGAGTTACCGAAGATGTGAGATAAAAATAATCGATCTTGGGAGCAGTTGCTTTCAGAGTGACAACCTATCCCTGTACGTTCAATCTCGTTCCTATAGGGCTCCCGAGGTTATGTTAGGCCTTCCCTACGACCAAAAGATTGATCTATGGTCTGTTGGCTGCATTTTGGCCGAGCTGCATTCCGGAGAG GTCCTATTTCCAAATGAAGCAGTTGTTACGCTTCTTGCGCGCATAATAGGAATCCTTGGTCCTATCGACATGGAAATGCTGCAAAACGGCCAGGAGACCAATAAGTATTTCACAGATGATCACGAACTTTATTGTTTGAACGAG GAAACCAATGAGCTCGAACTTATTGTCCCCGAGGAGTCCTCGTTGGAGCATCACTTGCAGATTTCCGATTCCATTTTTTCGGACTTCTTGAAATACTTGCTTGAGATCAACCCAGCGAGACGACCTACTGCGAGAGAGGCACTACAGCACCCTTGGCTTTCCATTTCATACACTTGA